In one Oscillospiraceae bacterium genomic region, the following are encoded:
- a CDS encoding histidine phosphatase family protein: MTKFILVRHGQSDANANGYLVGINEAPLSPKGEKQANAVSEYILKSYKVDVIYSSPLERACNTVKGVADALNLPINTEYELREFNFGDLEGLTHEEIKNNFDDSYSKWAADPGTFIPPNGESMTQLQARVIKKLKEIGKKEDGKTVLIGSHSSVIRSLQCYIQGLPLSKMKYTPWVVNGSIAELNFDGENFYIFKYGFDGHLTNL; the protein is encoded by the coding sequence ATGACGAAATTTATTTTAGTGCGCCACGGACAAAGTGATGCCAATGCAAACGGATATTTAGTTGGAATAAACGAAGCACCTCTTTCCCCTAAGGGAGAAAAGCAAGCAAACGCTGTTAGCGAATATATTTTAAAATCATACAAGGTAGATGTAATTTATTCAAGCCCATTAGAGCGTGCTTGTAACACCGTAAAGGGCGTAGCAGATGCGCTTAATTTACCAATCAATACCGAATATGAGCTAAGAGAATTTAACTTCGGCGATTTGGAGGGCTTAACTCACGAGGAAATAAAAAATAACTTTGATGACAGTTATAGCAAATGGGCAGCCGACCCGGGAACGTTCATTCCACCAAACGGAGAGTCTATGACACAGCTACAAGCACGAGTTATAAAAAAACTAAAGGAAATAGGTAAAAAAGAGGACGGAAAAACCGTTTTAATAGGCTCACATTCCTCTGTAATTCGCTCGCTTCAATGCTATATTCAAGGACTACCGTTATCAAAAATGAAATACACTCCTTGGGTGGTCAACGGCTCAATAGCGGAGCTTAACTTTGACGGAGAAAATTTCTATATCTTCAAATACGGTTTCGACGGACACTTGACAAATTTATAA